A section of the Gasterosteus aculeatus chromosome 10, fGasAcu3.hap1.1, whole genome shotgun sequence genome encodes:
- the myclb gene encoding protein L-Myc-1b, producing the protein MPGISTTAPRYENWDMEQIDHYQHYFYDDHHDPDEDFFKSTAPSEDIWKKFELVPTPPMSPIRAVEGPGRVGLLCPSLGDKLEWVSQFLGQEDEQQQELPCKLSASSDSFGNLSSIIIQDCMWSGFSAGQQLERVVGERCAACPGTAGAAKAAAASPGRAQCPPADASVASGLAADCVDPAAVLTFPLTGGCKKPVSSGSESHTDSSDDEDDKDEDEEEIDVVTVEHKRQRKPRRLVNARTPVTITVRADPLDLGMKRFHISIHQQQHNYAAPSPDTLPPPPPVEPPRKRVRQEASSQPHQHSHQPRPGHAPLNLDGRKSAGVRSESPDLGACSPTSSSAPSSPPSSSSSSSSSSSSTLYSHSSPSKPHSFSHLSSPQSSDCEDTDKRKAHNFLERKRRNDLRSRFLSLRDEIPGLANCPKTPKVAILTRATEYLRQLHAGERQKAQERKQLKSRQLQLLQRLALLKRS; encoded by the exons ATGCCGGGCATTAGCACCACCGCGCCTCGTTATGAAAACTGGGACATGGAACAAATCGACCACTACCAACATTATTTCTACGACGACCACCACGACCCGGACGAGGATTTCTTCAAGTCCACGGCGCCCAGCGAGGACATATGGAAGAAATTCGAGCTGGTACCGACCCCGCCCATGAGCCCCATCCGGGCAGTGGAGGGGCCGGGCAGGGTCGGGCTGCTGTGCCCGTCGCTCGGGGACAAGCTGGAGTGGGTGTCTCAGTTCCTGGGGCAGGAGGACGAACAGCAGCAGGAGCTTCCCTGCAAGCTGAGCGCGTCCAGCGACTCCTTCGGCAACCTGAGCTCGATCATCATCCAGGACTGCATGTGGAGCGGCTTCTCCGCCGGACAGCAGCTGgagagggtggtgggggagcgCTGCGCCGCCTGTCCCGGGACGGCGGGCGCCGCCAAAGCCGCGGCCGCCTCCCCGGGCAGGGCGCAGTGTCCCCCCGCAGACGCGTCGGTCGCCAGCGGACTGGCGGCGGACTGCGTGGACCCGGCCGCGGTGCTCACCTTCCCGTTGACCGGGGGCTGCAAGAAGCCCGTGTCCTCCGGTTCCGAGTCTCACACCGACTCATCAG ATGACGAGGATGACAAAGACGAGGACGAAGAAGAGATCGACGTGGTGACGGTGGAGCACAAGCGGCAGCGCAAACCGCGCCGACTGGTCAACGCTCGCACACCGGTGACCATAACGGTGCGGGCGGACCCGCTGGACCTCGGCATGAAGCGTTTCCACATCTCCatacaccagcagcagcacaactACGCCGCCCCCTCCCCGGACACgctgccgccgccaccgccggtCGAGCCGCCCCGGAAGAGGGTCCGGCAGGAGGCCTCCTCCCAGCCGCACCAGCACTCCCACCAGCCCCGGCCCGGCCACGCCCCTCTGAACTTAGACGGCCGGAAGTCCGCCGGGGTCCGGTCGGAGTCGCCAGACCTCGGCGCCTGCTCCCCTACCTCCTCCTCTGCGCCTtcgtcccctccctcctcctcctcctcctcctcatcttcctcctcctcaaccctcTACTCCCACAGCTCCCCGTCGAAGCCCCACTCCTTCTCCCACCTCTCCAGCCCGCAGTCCTCGGACTGCGAGGACACGGACAAGCGCAAGGCGCACAACTTCCTGGAGCGCAAGCGGAGGAACGACCTGCGCTCGCGGTTCCTGTCGCTGCGGGACGAGATCCCGGGCCTGGCCAACTGCCCCAAGACGCCGAAGGTGGCGATCCTGACGCGAGCCACGGAGTACCTGCGGCAGCTGCACGCCGGCGAGAGGCAGAAGGCTcaggagaggaagcagctgaagtccaggcagctgcagctgctgcagaggctgGCTCTGCTCAAGCGCTCCTGA